AATGAAAAAATACCTAAAAATCAAAATGCCTAAATACCTAAATGATAAAATTAAATTCCAAAATTCAAATGTCAAATGTCAAACAAATTATAAATTCCAAATATCAAATGGAAAAGAAGAAATAAATTTAGAGTGGGTGGATGGGTTTATAAAAGCGGTTAAACCATATATTTATGTAAGAGAATTAGATAATCTTTTAATTTTAATTCCCAATCAGGCATATAAATTAAATCAATCAGGTGTAGCAATTTTAAGTTATCTCTTAAAAGGGAATTCAATAAGTAAAATTATTGAATTGATTGGTGACGACGACATTAAGAAAAGGGAATTACATTACTTCTTCTGTGATCTGCGGGCAATTGTAAGCGGATGTCTTAAAGAGGGTGAGAAAAGAGAGGCAGTTATTTATGAACAATTCAAGAGTGATTTGAATGACTATCCTGTGCTTTCGGAGATTGCGGTTACCTATCGGTGTAATCTTAATTGTGAATTCTGTTATGTGGGTCATAAAGGGTATCCAGAACTCAACACTTCAGATTTGAAAAAAATTATCTTTAAGATTTATAACGAAGCAAATGTTCCATCGGTCAGTTTCACCGGTGGTGAGCCGTTATTGAGGAAAGATATTGTATCATTAATTGAGTATGCAAATAAAATTGGTTTGTGGACAAACTTAATAACGAATGGGACAATGCTTACAACGGACCTCGTAAAATCTTTGAAAAAGGCGGGTTTGCATAGTGCCCAGGTGAGCCTGGAGGGACCAAATGGCGAAATACATGACAGGATTACCAGGGTAAAGAATTCTTTTGAAAAAACAATTAACGGAATAAAATATCTTCTTGAAGAAAAAATCACCGTCCACACAAATACAACCGTTTCAAGACATAATATAAATCACCTTGAAGGGATATTGCTATTGATCAAAACTCTCGGTTTGAAAAGGTTATCAATGAACCTTATGATTCCCTGCGGGAGTGCAGAGAATAGAAGCGATTTATGGATACCATATTCAGAGATTGGTCCTTATATTTTGAAAATCAAACACCTCGCCCAAAAAGAAAATATACAATTTTTATGGTATTCACCCGTTCCGATGTGCGAATTCAATCCCATTGCCTATGGATTGGGAAACAAATCCTGCGCGGCAATTACCGGACTTTTGAGTATCGACCCGATGGGTAATATTCTGCCCTGTTCTTCCTGGAGAGAACCCGTTGGTTCTTTGCTGAAAAATAATTTTAAAGAAATCTGGTATTCACCAATGTTGAATTATTTTAAAAATGCAGATTATGCACCAGCGGAATGTCATCAATGTATTGAATTTAAGATATGTAAAGGGGCATGTCCGTTATTCTGGAAGGTGTTTTCTGTGGGAGCCATTTCCAATGGCGATTTTCATAAAATTAAAAATGTAGGAGGCACTTCCAGTACCGACAAATTAAAATTGGAAACCCAACAAGCAGAAATGAATTCTGGTCGCGGCTGGGAAGCCGCTCCAATAGGAATTAAAAATGGATAATTATTATATTCTTGGTAAAATCTCCCCCAAACTTAGAAATTTTCTTACCGTTGTTCTTTTCTTCACGGGTTTTGCTTTACAATTGAGCTCCAGAAATATTCTTGTTGGTCTGCCATTTTTTATTTTCTGTCTTTTATTAAATTTGATTAGAAATTTTACAATAAAACCGATCCGTGCTCAGAAATTAGAATGGAAAGAAGTCACACCGGAAAGGGTAGAGCAGGTTTATAAACACTGCCAGCGTCTCAGCAAGATTCGCGGCGGTGCTATGGGATGTGTAGTTTTTTTTATTGTAGTTTTCTTCTTGATATTTTTTGTTCCCGTATTACTGGAAATCTTTGGTGAGATAATCCATATTCCGGATCCATTCCCAATAATTGCCTTGATAATTGATTCTTTGATTGTTTTTAGTGGCGTGCTATTAAGCGGCAATCGTTCGGTCTGGATTCCCAATAATCTTGATGTTAAAATGCCGATAATTAAGCGCATCATCAATCATCCTGTGTTTTCAAAAGACCCCAACTTGAAGATAATTCCATATCTTGAAATTGGTAACACAAAAGATGGTCAATTTCCCAATGATACAAGAATTTTGATTAGATTTAAGGATGCACCACAGGATTTCATCGGTGTACAATTCCAGATTTCAATAAATGATGTTCAGGGTAAAAAATATCCATATTGTTATTGTGTTATCATTGCCCGGAAATCCTTCGGATTATTTGCAAAATTCAAGCCTTTTGAATTAGAAAGAATAACCATTGAAACCGAAACAAGCAGTGATGCAGATGTGATTATAATCCGTCAGACGACAACAAAAAGTTCAGGTTATTATACGAATGAAGCAACCCAGGATTATATTTTGAGTAGTAGCATTAATATAGTCAAAAAATTAATTTTAAGAATGAATTTAGTTAAGATTTTATCAGAACAGATCCCAGAGCCTTAGACAAGTCAGAGTAGAGATAAAATGAGCCGAAAACGATAACGACGGATTTACAATCTATTTTTTCCAATAGATATTCCAGTGCATTTTTAGTTGAAGTAGCAATGATAATATTCTCTTGATAAATTTTTGCCCTCTTAAATATTTCTAAGGGCTCCATCGCCCGCGGATTGTTTGCTTTGATAAGCACAACCTCTTTTGCTAATGGGAAGATGTTTTTTATTGCATAATTTATTTCTTTATCTTTATTACAGCCAAAGATGATGTAAATTTTATTCGTATACTCAGGCAGAAGTTTCAAATTGTCCAGCAATGCCTTGAATGAATCTTCATTATGTGCAACATCATAGATAATCAATGGTTTTTCCGATAAAATTTCAAACCTGCCGGGGAGTTTTGCATTTTTTATTCCTGTTTTAATATTGGGGATTTTGATTTTAAACCCACTCTTTTTTAACTCATAGAGAACCGCCAGGACAATCTGGAGATTTTCAATTTGATGTCTGCCAATAAGCGGCAGTAAGGCATAAAATTTACCCAATGCACCGTTAATGTTCAGTTTGCTTCCTTTTATTGTCATATTTTTAAGTGTTATCTTGTGCAAATCATTGGAATAGATGATTATGTGGTTCCTTTCGTATGCAACCTTTCGTAAAACCCTGTTAACCGAAGGTCTCTGGTGGATAGTGATAACCGTGCCACAATTCTTGCGTTTAACGTTTATCGGTTGTGAAAAGCTTCCGGTCTGTCGCTTATCGTTTATTGTTAAACAGGATCGATTATCAAAGCCGTATTGCCTTTCAAAATCTGTACCACCTTGAAGAACTTTCTTAATAATTCCTGCTTTTTCATAGGCAATATCAGAAAGTTTATTGCCTAATAAATTCATATGGTCATAACCAATTCTGGTAATTACCGGAATAGGAGAATGGAAGACATTTGTCGCATCCAGCCTGCCGCCCAGTCCGACTTCCAGAACTGCAAAGTCAACTTTTTTTTCCGCAAAATACATAAATGCAATCGTAGTAAGGACTTCAAAAAAAGTCCGTGCACCGATACGGGTTTTGAAATTGATGTGTGGTTTTATTATTCTGATATATTTTTCCATTTCTTTTTCGGTGATTTCCTGATTATTGATTCTTATCCTTTCAGTAATTCTGACAAGATGGGGAGATGTGAAGAGCCCAACTTTATACCCACTCGCAATCAAACAGGAGTTAATCATCGTTGCAGTTGAACCTTTCCCTTTTGTCCCTGCAATCAATATTACATTTTTCAGTTTTTCGTGGGGCGCGCCGAGTTTTTTTAGAAATTCTTTAAATGCCTCAAGGTCATATTTATAACCCGGCACTTTCTCATAATTCACTAATGAATTTAAAAATTCTGCCACCTTCATTGCTGGTATTTTAACTAAAAATAAGATTGTGTCAATAAAAATGAATTGCAGACCTTGCCTCCATATTATTGACAGCCCATCATTTTTTAATATAATCCGGTATGGTAAAGAAAAATGGAAATCCAAGCGATGATTACAAAAAAATAATTGATGCACTAATGAGGGCTGGAGCCGGTGATCTGACTACAGAAATTACTTTATCCTCAGAAGATCCCGATCTAAATGCAGTTGCCCGTGAATTTAATAAAATGATAAGTAGATTGAAAATAACATTTAACGAACTCAGAGAATTAAATCGGCAATTGGATATTAAACTAAAAAAACTAGAACGAATATTTGACAACAGCAACGACATAATCCTTTTTATCAATAAATATGGAACAATCGTTGATATCAATAAGAGCGTTAGGAATAGTTTGGGTTATGAACCTGATGATTTAAAAGGCAAACACTTTGCCAAATCAGGTTTGATTTTTTCTGAAGAGATTCCTGCCCTTTTAGAAAAATTTAAAATTGCGATGAAGAAGGCGATTATAAAAGATAGATTAAATTTAACCTGTATAGCAAAAAGCGGTAAAGAAGTTTATATGGAAGCGAGTTTAAGATTATTTAAAAGCGAAGATGAAGTTGAGGGAATAATCGTTGTTTTAAGGAATGTTACTGAACATATACAGAACGATATTAAATTAAAGGAAGAGAAAGAAAAACTACGGTCTATTATATCTTCGATTGAGGATTTAGTTCTCATTGTCGATAAGGAACTACATTTGATTGAATATTATCAATCGCCCGTGTCTCGGGAAAATTTAGTTTTAACCTCGGTAAAAGGTTATGTTGGTAAATCAATAAAAAACTTTTTCCCAAAATCAATTGCGTCAGAAATAGAAAAGACGATTCAATATTGTATAAAAACAAGTCAAATGCAACAGATTGATTATCCGGTATCGGCACAGAAAAAATCTTTATGGTTCAATGCGAGGATTACACCACTTAAGGATTCAGGTGAGAATGTGACAGGTGTATCGATTTTGATCCGTGATATAACAGAGCAAGTAGATATGGAAAAAGCATTAGAACAGACTGAAGAAAAATACCGGAAAATATTTGAACAGTCACCACAGGGATTAATTATTCTTGACGCTGAAGGTAGAATAGTTGATGTCAATAAAAAATTGTGTGAATGGCTTGGGTATAAAAGGGCAGAAATGATTGGTAAAGACCATTTGATGTATCCATTCTTAACAAAATCAGGAAAGATAATGGCAATGAGAAAATTTATTCAGCGGTTGTCGGGGAAATTTGTCCAGCCTTACGAACTCGAATTTATTGCCA
The DNA window shown above is from candidate division WOR-3 bacterium and carries:
- a CDS encoding radical SAM protein — protein: MKKYLKIKMPKYLNDKIKFQNSNVKCQTNYKFQISNGKEEINLEWVDGFIKAVKPYIYVRELDNLLILIPNQAYKLNQSGVAILSYLLKGNSISKIIELIGDDDIKKRELHYFFCDLRAIVSGCLKEGEKREAVIYEQFKSDLNDYPVLSEIAVTYRCNLNCEFCYVGHKGYPELNTSDLKKIIFKIYNEANVPSVSFTGGEPLLRKDIVSLIEYANKIGLWTNLITNGTMLTTDLVKSLKKAGLHSAQVSLEGPNGEIHDRITRVKNSFEKTINGIKYLLEEKITVHTNTTVSRHNINHLEGILLLIKTLGLKRLSMNLMIPCGSAENRSDLWIPYSEIGPYILKIKHLAQKENIQFLWYSPVPMCEFNPIAYGLGNKSCAAITGLLSIDPMGNILPCSSWREPVGSLLKNNFKEIWYSPMLNYFKNADYAPAECHQCIEFKICKGACPLFWKVFSVGAISNGDFHKIKNVGGTSSTDKLKLETQQAEMNSGRGWEAAPIGIKNG
- a CDS encoding folylpolyglutamate synthase/dihydrofolate synthase family protein, producing MKVAEFLNSLVNYEKVPGYKYDLEAFKEFLKKLGAPHEKLKNVILIAGTKGKGSTATMINSCLIASGYKVGLFTSPHLVRITERIRINNQEITEKEMEKYIRIIKPHINFKTRIGARTFFEVLTTIAFMYFAEKKVDFAVLEVGLGGRLDATNVFHSPIPVITRIGYDHMNLLGNKLSDIAYEKAGIIKKVLQGGTDFERQYGFDNRSCLTINDKRQTGSFSQPINVKRKNCGTVITIHQRPSVNRVLRKVAYERNHIIIYSNDLHKITLKNMTIKGSKLNINGALGKFYALLPLIGRHQIENLQIVLAVLYELKKSGFKIKIPNIKTGIKNAKLPGRFEILSEKPLIIYDVAHNEDSFKALLDNLKLLPEYTNKIYIIFGCNKDKEINYAIKNIFPLAKEVVLIKANNPRAMEPLEIFKRAKIYQENIIIATSTKNALEYLLEKIDCKSVVIVFGSFYLYSDLSKALGSVLIKS
- a CDS encoding PAS domain S-box protein translates to MVKKNGNPSDDYKKIIDALMRAGAGDLTTEITLSSEDPDLNAVAREFNKMISRLKITFNELRELNRQLDIKLKKLERIFDNSNDIILFINKYGTIVDINKSVRNSLGYEPDDLKGKHFAKSGLIFSEEIPALLEKFKIAMKKAIIKDRLNLTCIAKSGKEVYMEASLRLFKSEDEVEGIIVVLRNVTEHIQNDIKLKEEKEKLRSIISSIEDLVLIVDKELHLIEYYQSPVSRENLVLTSVKGYVGKSIKNFFPKSIASEIEKTIQYCIKTSQMQQIDYPVSAQKKSLWFNARITPLKDSGENVTGVSILIRDITEQVDMEKALEQTEEKYRKIFEQSPQGLIILDAEGRIVDVNKKLCEWLGYKRAEMIGKDHLMYPFLTKSGKIMAMRKFIQRLSGKFVQPYELEFIAKDGTVYLGEIDARSIKDESGNIVLLVVMVTDVTKRR